From Paenibacillus segetis, one genomic window encodes:
- the rapZ gene encoding RNase adapter RapZ, with protein MPDKEDTSVASVANLIIITGMSGAGKSLAVRSLEDLGFFCVDNLPPVLIPKFAELIEQSKGKIAKVALVIDLRGREFFTALSESLGYVKDHFTINCEILFLDASDSILVQRYKESRRRHPLAPEGMPLEGINLERKMLDELKISATQVIDTSNMKPAQLKEKIISRFSHLESSTLSVNITSFGFKYGIPIDADLVFDVRFLPNPHYIEQLRPNTGQDNDVYEYVMKWPETQLFLTKLLDMLHFLLPQYHKEGKSQVIIGIGCTGGKHRSVAIAEYLGRMLGTSETETVRVSHRDSDRDRH; from the coding sequence ATGCCGGATAAGGAAGACACCTCAGTTGCTTCAGTTGCTAATCTGATTATTATCACAGGGATGTCAGGCGCAGGTAAATCTCTTGCAGTAAGAAGCTTGGAAGACCTTGGCTTTTTTTGCGTAGACAATCTGCCACCGGTGCTAATTCCCAAATTTGCTGAACTAATTGAACAATCTAAAGGGAAGATTGCCAAAGTAGCGTTGGTTATCGATTTGCGCGGCCGTGAATTTTTCACAGCTTTGTCGGAATCGCTTGGATACGTGAAGGATCACTTTACGATTAATTGCGAAATCTTGTTTCTTGACGCGTCGGATTCTATTCTCGTTCAACGTTATAAGGAGAGCCGCCGTCGTCATCCACTTGCACCGGAAGGTATGCCTTTGGAGGGTATCAATCTGGAACGCAAAATGCTGGATGAGCTGAAGATATCCGCTACCCAAGTGATTGATACTAGTAACATGAAGCCGGCTCAACTTAAAGAGAAGATTATTTCAAGGTTTTCACATTTAGAGAGCAGCACTTTATCCGTCAACATTACATCCTTTGGATTTAAATATGGCATACCAATCGATGCAGATCTTGTATTCGACGTTCGGTTTTTGCCTAACCCTCATTACATTGAACAGCTACGACCAAACACAGGACAAGACAATGATGTATATGAATATGTTATGAAGTGGCCGGAGACGCAGCTGTTTTTGACCAAGTTGCTCGATATGCTGCATTTTTTGCTACCTCAATATCATAAAGAGGGTAAAAGCCAGGTCATTATTGGCATCGGCTGTACGGGTGGAAAGCACCGTTCAGTGGCGATTGCCGAATATTTAGGCCGGATGCTGGGAACAAGCGAAACGGAGACGGTTCGTGTAAGTCACAGGGATTCGGATCGAGACCGGCACTAA
- a CDS encoding gluconeogenesis factor YvcK family protein, protein MNRTNEGRVPRIVVMGGGTGLSVMLRGLKEKPLDITAIVTVADDGGSSGILRNELHMPPPGDIRNVLTALADVEPLLSDMLSYRFAAGSGLAGHSLGNLILAAITDISGDFVTAVRELSRVFAVRGRVLPAAGQAVILHAEMEDGSIVTGESKIPEAQGKIKRIFLEPQEVEPLPEAVEAIRDADAILIGPGSLYTSIIPNLLVPKLAEAVLENTEAIKIFVCNVMTQPGETDDYTVSDHLQAVYEHVGHHLFDYVIVNDGEIPPQVQDFYAEKGAKPVQIDMDVVTSRGYKVISDTLVLFRRYLRHDADKLSQHIYQLVQNWILRKR, encoded by the coding sequence ATGAATCGGACGAATGAAGGAAGAGTTCCACGAATTGTAGTGATGGGTGGGGGAACAGGTCTCTCGGTCATGCTGCGTGGATTGAAAGAGAAACCGCTTGATATTACGGCCATCGTCACGGTCGCCGATGATGGGGGGAGCTCAGGCATTCTTCGGAATGAGCTGCACATGCCACCTCCAGGTGATATTCGTAACGTATTGACTGCTCTAGCAGATGTTGAGCCGCTATTGTCCGACATGCTGAGTTACCGCTTTGCCGCTGGTTCAGGTCTGGCGGGACATAGTTTAGGTAATCTGATCTTGGCGGCAATTACGGATATTTCAGGTGATTTTGTTACGGCAGTTCGCGAGCTTAGCCGCGTGTTTGCCGTTCGCGGACGTGTTCTACCTGCAGCAGGTCAAGCGGTAATACTTCATGCAGAGATGGAAGACGGAAGTATTGTTACGGGTGAATCGAAGATACCGGAGGCTCAGGGTAAGATCAAACGGATCTTCTTAGAACCACAGGAAGTTGAGCCGCTACCTGAGGCAGTGGAAGCGATTCGAGATGCGGATGCGATCCTTATCGGACCGGGAAGCTTGTATACCAGTATTATTCCGAATTTGCTTGTACCGAAGCTGGCAGAAGCCGTTCTTGAGAATACCGAAGCGATCAAAATATTTGTATGTAATGTAATGACCCAACCTGGTGAGACAGATGATTATACGGTTAGCGATCACTTGCAAGCTGTTTATGAACATGTAGGGCATCATTTATTTGATTATGTCATCGTTAATGATGGTGAAATTCCACCTCAAGTTCAGGATTTCTATGCAGAAAAGGGTGCCAAACCTGTCCAGATTGACATGGATGTGGTGACGAGCCGAGGTTATAAAGTTATTTCAGATACACTGGTGTTATTCCGTCGGTATTTAAGACATGATGCTGACAAGTTAAGCCAACACATTTATCAATTAGTGCAGAACTGGATTTTACGAAAGAGGTGA
- the whiA gene encoding DNA-binding protein WhiA — protein sequence MSFAAQTKKELTMIEAEPCCEQAELSALIRMNGSVSVSNKKVILDISTENAAIARRIYSLIKKHFQIHTELLVRKKMRLKKNNVYIVRIPARVQEILEKLHIVSEGFIFTPGINSDLTRRNCCKRAYLRGAFMAGGSVNNPEGSSYHLEIASMYEEHCKALVELANEFHLNARCIERKKGFIFYIKEGEKIIELLNIIGAHQALFKFEDVRIMRDMRNSVNRIVNCETANLNKTIGAAVRQIDNIKLLQQEMGLHNLPDKLREVAEVRLAHPDMNLKEVGELLKGTVSKSGVNHRLRKIDELAEKIRGS from the coding sequence TTGTCGTTTGCGGCGCAAACCAAAAAAGAATTAACCATGATCGAAGCTGAACCTTGCTGCGAGCAAGCCGAGTTGTCCGCTCTCATTCGGATGAACGGTTCGGTGTCAGTATCGAACAAAAAGGTTATCTTGGACATTTCCACGGAGAACGCCGCGATTGCAAGGCGAATATATTCATTAATCAAGAAGCACTTTCAAATTCATACGGAATTATTGGTCCGTAAAAAAATGCGTTTGAAGAAGAATAATGTGTATATCGTGCGGATTCCAGCCAGAGTTCAAGAAATCCTTGAGAAGCTGCACATCGTGTCAGAAGGATTTATTTTTACACCGGGGATTAATAGTGACCTTACCCGGAGAAACTGTTGTAAGCGGGCGTACCTTCGGGGCGCGTTTATGGCTGGGGGGTCTGTTAATAATCCTGAGGGCTCATCGTATCATTTAGAGATTGCCTCTATGTACGAGGAACACTGTAAGGCGTTGGTTGAGCTTGCTAATGAATTTCATTTAAATGCTCGCTGCATCGAACGTAAGAAAGGTTTTATTTTCTATATTAAAGAGGGCGAGAAGATTATTGAGTTATTGAATATCATTGGAGCCCACCAAGCGTTATTTAAATTCGAGGACGTTAGAATTATGCGTGATATGCGTAATTCTGTGAATCGGATTGTCAATTGTGAGACGGCTAACCTAAATAAGACCATCGGTGCAGCAGTTCGGCAGATTGACAACATCAAATTGCTTCAGCAGGAAATGGGTCTTCACAATTTGCCCGACAAGCTCAGAGAGGTTGCTGAGGTGCGTTTGGCACATCCCGATATGAATCTGAAGGAAGTCGGTGAGTTACTCAAGGGAACCGTTAGTAAATCAGGGGTCAATCACCGACTACGTAAAATTGATGAGCTTGCGGAAAAAATTCGTGGTAGCTAA
- a CDS encoding HPr family phosphocarrier protein, with the protein MVKNPVTVRLKTGLHARPAALFVQEANKYSSEIFVEKDDKKVNAKSIMGIMSLAISTGTEIYISAEGADAEQAANALINLVSKEELENQ; encoded by the coding sequence ATGGTCAAAAACCCGGTAACCGTTCGTTTGAAAACGGGACTTCATGCCCGGCCGGCGGCACTTTTCGTTCAAGAAGCGAATAAATATTCGTCTGAAATTTTCGTTGAAAAAGATGATAAAAAAGTTAATGCCAAAAGCATCATGGGGATTATGAGCCTTGCCATCAGCACTGGAACAGAAATCTACATCAGTGCAGAAGGCGCAGATGCGGAGCAAGCCGCAAACGCTTTAATTAATTTAGTCAGCAAAGAAGAATTGGAAAATCAATAA
- a CDS encoding SIMPL domain-containing protein encodes MKTWMKPVSAVLIAGTLLVGGTVMNGALGLSQPVYADSDVQKNVVNVTGTGEISIKPDVAYLSIGVQTEATTAKEAQSANAAKVAKLNTLLKDTWKIDKKDIQTGQFYVQPNYTYSEKEGQKVKGYTAVHTLQVTYRDLDKVGQLLDGASGAGANVINNITFDTEKRDQFEEQVIQKAMANASMKASAIAKAANRQIGVVMSVTQSSNSVGVYTQNYLMKEMATADSGASTQIEAGEIKVNTTVSVTYELK; translated from the coding sequence ATGAAAACGTGGATGAAGCCCGTAAGTGCAGTCTTGATTGCAGGTACTTTACTTGTTGGAGGAACGGTGATGAATGGAGCATTAGGATTGTCTCAGCCCGTATATGCCGATAGTGATGTACAGAAAAATGTAGTTAACGTAACCGGAACTGGAGAAATATCCATTAAGCCGGATGTGGCGTATTTGTCCATAGGTGTACAGACTGAAGCTACAACAGCAAAGGAAGCACAAAGTGCTAATGCAGCAAAAGTGGCTAAGCTGAACACGCTTCTCAAGGATACCTGGAAAATCGATAAGAAGGATATCCAAACTGGACAATTCTATGTACAACCCAATTACACCTACAGTGAAAAAGAAGGACAAAAGGTAAAGGGATACACAGCGGTGCATACCCTCCAAGTGACTTATCGTGATCTGGATAAAGTAGGTCAATTGCTAGATGGAGCTTCCGGAGCAGGTGCTAACGTAATTAACAACATCACTTTTGATACGGAGAAACGTGATCAGTTTGAAGAGCAAGTGATTCAGAAAGCCATGGCTAACGCGAGCATGAAAGCTTCAGCTATCGCTAAAGCTGCAAATCGCCAAATCGGCGTTGTAATGAGCGTTACTCAATCCAGTAATTCGGTAGGTGTATACACTCAGAATTATTTGATGAAAGAGATGGCTACAGCCGATTCCGGTGCAAGCACACAGATCGAGGCAGGCGAAATCAAAGTAAATACAACGGTAAGTGTAACGTATGAGTTGAAGTAA
- a CDS encoding ABC transporter ATP-binding protein, with amino-acid sequence MIELVQVEKQFAGQVVVHPLSLTIREGEFLTLLGPSGCGKTTILRMIAGFEQPTEGKILLDGKDLTNLPPNRRDLNLVFQHYALFPHMTVEDNIAFGLKMKKMPVKEQRQRIEEAVTMTQLTALVKRYPHQLSGGQQQRVAIARAIANKPKVLLLDEPLGALDLQLRKNLQSELKQLQRSLGITFVYVTHDQEEAMMLSDRIVIMNSGQVEQIGSPREIYATPTTLFSATFVGENNIFSRDGKLIAIRPEKLRASRDLEGAKRVGEVLDVLYLGSIHKLLVQLDNEPMTVSIVLDFTDNRPWVVGEKIGVDWRPEDEVIIGS; translated from the coding sequence ATGATTGAACTAGTCCAGGTCGAAAAGCAATTTGCGGGACAAGTTGTTGTGCATCCGCTATCTCTCACCATTAGGGAAGGTGAATTCCTGACCTTACTTGGTCCAAGTGGCTGCGGCAAAACAACAATTCTGCGCATGATCGCAGGATTCGAGCAACCAACAGAAGGAAAAATCTTACTTGATGGTAAAGATCTAACGAATCTGCCTCCAAATCGTCGGGATTTGAACTTGGTCTTTCAACATTATGCCTTATTCCCACATATGACGGTTGAAGATAATATTGCTTTTGGATTAAAGATGAAGAAGATGCCTGTAAAGGAACAACGGCAGCGTATTGAGGAAGCTGTCACGATGACACAACTAACTGCACTCGTGAAGCGTTACCCACATCAATTGTCTGGTGGGCAGCAACAACGTGTAGCCATTGCCCGTGCGATTGCTAATAAGCCTAAGGTTCTTTTATTGGATGAGCCTCTGGGTGCACTAGATTTGCAACTGCGAAAGAATCTACAGTCAGAGTTGAAGCAATTACAACGGAGTTTGGGTATAACCTTTGTATATGTTACACATGATCAAGAAGAAGCGATGATGTTATCCGACCGGATCGTCATTATGAATAGTGGACAAGTTGAACAAATCGGTTCACCACGTGAAATCTACGCCACGCCGACAACTCTGTTCTCGGCTACTTTCGTGGGCGAGAATAATATTTTCTCGCGTGATGGCAAATTAATTGCCATTCGTCCAGAAAAGTTACGAGCATCACGTGACCTGGAAGGCGCTAAGCGGGTTGGTGAAGTGTTAGATGTATTATACCTAGGAAGTATTCATAAGCTACTCGTGCAGCTCGATAACGAGCCAATGACAGTTTCTATCGTCCTTGATTTCACCGACAATCGTCCATGGGTGGTTGGAGAGAAAATCGGGGTGGACTGGAGACCGGAAGACGAGGTGATCATCGGATCATGA
- a CDS encoding ABC transporter permease yields MKKSNLSVLPVIAWLVLFLVIPMLIVVGISFMGRDDLGNVVLDFNLESYSRFFDPLYLGIYWDTIELSVLTTVLCLLLSYPLAYYIANAGPRMQTWGLVLITIPFWINFLIRTYAWVLLLRTQGIVNNLLLDFGLIQEPLQMLYTKGAVLLGMVYTFIPFMVLPIYVALEQMDKKLLEAASDLGASGWKSFWHITLPQTKSGIMTGSVLVYVSTTGMFVVTDILGGSKSSMISNIIQSQFLGARNWPFGSALSVIFVITSLIMIALFNKAMTSKHMAAKEGR; encoded by the coding sequence ATGAAGAAATCAAACCTGAGTGTATTGCCGGTAATTGCATGGCTGGTTCTGTTTCTGGTTATTCCAATGTTAATCGTCGTAGGAATCTCCTTCATGGGACGTGACGACCTCGGCAATGTGGTGTTAGATTTCAATCTGGAGTCGTATTCCAGGTTTTTCGATCCGTTGTATCTAGGTATTTATTGGGACACGATTGAATTGTCGGTGCTGACAACGGTTCTATGTCTTCTGCTCAGTTATCCGCTGGCTTATTATATTGCAAATGCGGGTCCAAGAATGCAAACATGGGGACTTGTGTTGATTACGATTCCTTTCTGGATCAACTTTTTGATCCGCACTTATGCTTGGGTACTATTACTTCGTACGCAGGGAATAGTGAATAATCTATTACTCGATTTTGGCCTAATCCAGGAACCACTGCAGATGCTGTATACTAAAGGCGCAGTCTTATTGGGCATGGTATATACATTTATTCCGTTTATGGTGTTACCAATCTATGTAGCACTTGAGCAGATGGATAAGAAGCTACTGGAAGCAGCCAGCGATCTTGGGGCTTCGGGATGGAAATCATTTTGGCACATTACACTACCTCAGACGAAGTCAGGTATCATGACAGGTTCTGTATTGGTGTATGTATCTACAACAGGGATGTTTGTTGTTACGGACATTCTAGGTGGATCGAAGTCTTCTATGATTAGTAACATTATTCAAAGTCAATTTCTAGGGGCACGGAACTGGCCATTTGGTTCCGCACTGTCCGTCATATTCGTCATAACGTCGCTGATTATGATTGCGCTGTTTAACAAAGCTATGACTTCAAAACACATGGCAGCGAAGGAGGGACGCTAA
- a CDS encoding ABC transporter permease: MKSKSHPLLGIHSLLLMVFIYVPIAFIVIYSFNSSRLAADWSGFTFDWYISLFDNRHVMEALSNSMIVAVTSTIVSTVLGTIAALSMRNLSRRMKSGMGGLLYLPIIIPDIIMGLSLLVLFNQMHIPLGKLTIIIAHITFSVSYVHVVVTTRLAGMGQQLEEAANDLGAGPWQTFRYVTLPQILPGIISGALIAFTLSLDDFMVSFFVSGPSSTTLPIYIYGQVKRGISPEINALCTILILVSVTLIFIAQFVLNRGKGQKKQSVLPF; encoded by the coding sequence ATGAAAAGTAAGAGTCACCCACTTCTTGGGATTCATTCGTTGCTCTTGATGGTATTTATTTATGTGCCGATCGCGTTTATCGTGATTTATTCTTTCAATAGTTCCCGGCTTGCCGCCGATTGGAGCGGATTTACATTCGATTGGTATATCTCGCTATTTGATAACAGGCACGTTATGGAGGCGCTTAGCAATAGTATGATTGTTGCAGTGACCTCGACCATTGTCTCTACGGTGCTTGGTACGATAGCTGCATTATCTATGCGGAACCTGAGTAGAAGGATGAAGTCTGGAATGGGCGGTTTACTGTATTTGCCGATTATCATTCCTGATATCATCATGGGTTTATCTTTACTTGTTCTGTTTAACCAAATGCATATACCACTTGGTAAGCTTACGATTATTATCGCGCATATCACCTTCAGTGTGTCTTATGTACATGTTGTTGTAACTACCCGGTTAGCCGGAATGGGTCAACAACTGGAAGAAGCAGCAAATGATTTGGGCGCAGGGCCGTGGCAGACATTTCGTTATGTGACTTTGCCGCAAATACTTCCAGGTATAATTTCTGGTGCATTAATTGCGTTTACCTTGTCACTGGATGACTTCATGGTCAGCTTCTTTGTCAGTGGGCCAAGCTCTACGACATTACCGATCTATATTTATGGTCAGGTGAAGCGAGGTATTTCCCCGGAAATTAATGCATTGTGTACGATATTGATTTTAGTTAGCGTGACATTGATATTTATTGCACAGTTTGTGTTAAATAGAGGTAAGGGACAGAAAAAACAATCCGTGCTTCCTTTTTAA
- a CDS encoding ABC transporter substrate-binding protein has translation MKKMRWAGLLLAGIMVLTVLSGCGSSKETLNIYSWADNFDEEVLKEFEKQFDVKINYDNFANNEDLLAKIKVGGSGYDLIQPSDYMVATMIKQDLLEPLNKDNIPNWVNISDTFKNPSFDPDNKYSIVYTSGVTGIAYNKKYVKEEITSWADLWNPEYKDKVILLDDNREVIGMALKKAGLTNSSTDEAQINAAVSDLKALLPSVLAFDTDNIKQKMIQEEGWIATVWSGDASVIAKDNPDVAYVIPKEGGTIWSDNYAIPKGAKNKELAEKFINFMLDPEISAKNYESIGYSDPNTKAAPFHSEQYNNDEMINLSADELSRTEWLGDVGDKLQLYDRLWTELKSGRE, from the coding sequence TTGAAAAAAATGAGATGGGCTGGCTTATTGCTGGCGGGAATAATGGTGCTTACGGTGTTGTCTGGTTGCGGATCTTCTAAGGAGACGCTGAATATTTATAGTTGGGCCGATAATTTCGATGAGGAAGTTCTCAAGGAATTTGAGAAGCAGTTTGATGTGAAGATCAATTATGATAACTTCGCTAATAATGAAGACTTGCTGGCTAAGATCAAAGTGGGTGGCAGTGGCTACGATTTGATTCAGCCGTCCGATTATATGGTGGCAACCATGATTAAGCAGGACCTTTTGGAACCGCTGAATAAGGACAACATTCCGAATTGGGTCAATATTTCCGATACCTTTAAGAACCCTTCTTTTGACCCTGACAATAAATACTCTATCGTATATACGTCCGGGGTAACAGGAATTGCATATAACAAGAAGTATGTGAAGGAAGAAATTACGAGCTGGGCGGATCTATGGAATCCTGAATATAAGGATAAAGTCATTTTACTAGATGATAACCGTGAGGTCATTGGTATGGCGCTCAAAAAGGCAGGACTGACCAACAGTTCTACGGATGAGGCGCAAATTAATGCAGCTGTGAGTGATTTGAAGGCATTGTTGCCTAGCGTATTGGCTTTTGATACGGATAACATTAAGCAAAAAATGATTCAAGAAGAAGGTTGGATCGCTACAGTGTGGTCCGGCGATGCTTCGGTTATTGCTAAAGATAACCCAGATGTTGCATATGTGATCCCTAAAGAAGGCGGAACGATCTGGTCGGATAACTATGCCATTCCTAAAGGCGCGAAGAATAAAGAGTTAGCCGAGAAATTCATTAATTTTATGCTTGATCCTGAAATTAGCGCGAAAAATTATGAATCTATTGGTTACAGTGATCCGAATACAAAAGCAGCCCCATTTCATAGCGAACAATATAACAATGATGAAATGATTAACTTATCTGCAGACGAGCTCTCGCGCACAGAATGGCTTGGTGACGTAGGAGATAAGCTTCAACTTTATGATCGCTTATGGACAGAACTGAAGAGCGGTAGAGAATAA